From a region of the Paenibacillus sp. FSL R10-2734 genome:
- a CDS encoding CPBP family intramembrane glutamic endopeptidase — protein MSKGDFLRFERKNDDFPLYNELDSPLSWKNNLVIIIAIAVGFLLFTFGIGGPVQPFMNVIFPLAALIFVARKEWTCLFRRLVAKDIILIIGTYIVNLIVTLAVGSIMMKLFEMNNNPVDAGFKDGFVAAIPLLLKTIPMLFGEELITILPFLIILAFGVKKLNMSRKSAVILAWIASAVIFGAYHLPTYGWNFAQAIIGIGIARIVLLYPYIKTKNIWTSFIVHVMNDWTMFLLAIFTATR, from the coding sequence ATGAGTAAAGGTGATTTTTTAAGATTTGAACGTAAAAATGATGATTTTCCGTTGTACAACGAATTGGATTCTCCGCTAAGTTGGAAAAATAACCTCGTTATAATTATTGCTATCGCGGTTGGTTTCTTACTGTTTACCTTTGGTATTGGAGGCCCTGTACAACCTTTTATGAATGTGATCTTCCCTTTAGCAGCATTAATCTTTGTTGCGCGCAAAGAATGGACATGTTTATTTAGAAGACTAGTTGCTAAAGATATTATTCTTATTATTGGAACATATATTGTGAATCTTATTGTAACATTAGCAGTTGGTAGTATTATGATGAAACTTTTCGAAATGAATAATAATCCTGTGGACGCTGGTTTTAAAGATGGTTTTGTCGCAGCAATTCCGTTATTATTGAAGACCATCCCGATGCTGTTTGGTGAAGAATTAATAACGATACTTCCATTCTTAATCATTCTTGCATTTGGAGTTAAAAAACTTAATATGAGTAGAAAGTCTGCGGTAATCTTAGCTTGGATAGCATCCGCAGTGATATTTGGTGCATACCATTTACCAACTTATGGTTGGAATTTTGCTCAAGCTATTATCGGTATTGGTATTGCACGTATCGTTTTGCTATATCCTTACATTAAGACGAAGAATATATGGACATCTTTTATAGTGCATGTAATGAATGACTGGACAATGTTTTTACTTGCAATTTTCACTGCAACTCGCTAA
- a CDS encoding Rgg family transcriptional regulator, with protein MNDLQTYGEVIRYIRTNKGLTQKEVYLNIISKSYAIEFEKGNHDISLRLLEQILDRLMMEIDEFFYIYRGYKPSNHDEFIDKYSKAGNNNDLEALIKLYQELHQREDLISKVHLAEVRSRIRLMKHFNLTCTFEKNVILAEDIETITNYLNNLQSWTLQEMQLFTNTLDYIDYDQKDILFKTLIKSMKKYEAYPRGQEIICVMLINMIQELIMVNKLSYAEILIEYLNNISSQYQTIFFKIANKYYNGLIQIKRNNIEEGTKLAQSAIDVLYEFDEPYHAKSFESLLLKILD; from the coding sequence GTGAACGACTTGCAGACATATGGTGAGGTTATTCGATACATACGGACAAACAAGGGATTAACTCAAAAGGAAGTTTATTTAAATATTATCTCGAAATCGTATGCAATTGAATTTGAAAAAGGAAACCACGATATCTCATTAAGATTATTAGAACAAATTTTAGATCGACTTATGATGGAGATTGACGAGTTCTTCTATATTTATCGAGGCTATAAACCATCTAATCATGATGAATTTATTGACAAATATTCCAAAGCAGGAAATAACAATGATCTAGAAGCATTAATAAAGCTATATCAAGAACTGCATCAGAGAGAGGATCTCATCTCTAAAGTTCACCTAGCAGAAGTAAGGTCCCGTATAAGGTTAATGAAGCACTTTAACTTGACTTGTACGTTTGAGAAGAATGTCATTTTGGCAGAAGATATCGAGACGATCACTAACTATCTCAACAATCTCCAATCTTGGACTCTCCAAGAAATGCAATTGTTCACAAATACTTTAGATTACATAGACTACGATCAGAAAGATATACTCTTTAAAACGCTTATCAAGTCAATGAAAAAATATGAGGCCTATCCCCGAGGACAAGAAATCATATGTGTAATGCTAATAAATATGATTCAGGAATTAATTATGGTCAATAAATTAAGCTACGCAGAGATCTTAATCGAATACTTAAATAATATTAGCAGTCAATATCAAACGATATTCTTTAAGATTGCAAATAAGTATTATAACGGCCTAATTCAAATTAAAAGGAATAACATAGAAGAAGGAACAAAGCTTGCTCAATCAGCAATCGATGTATTATACGAATTCGACGAACCCTATCATGCAAAATCATTTGAGTCTTTATTGTTGAAGATATTAGATTAG
- the pgmB gene encoding beta-phosphoglucomutase: MMRAVIFDLDGVLVSTDHFHYMAWKQIADRLGIPFDEDTNNRLRGVSRMESLDIILSGASDQQFTDEQKQSLAEEKNAIYRKLLEELSPADILPGVTETLEGLQTKGVAAAIGSSSKNARFILEQVGLLDRFTIVVDGNQISRSKPDPEVFLLAASLLECDALACLVVEDAVAGVQAGVHAGMQVAAVGDAINSKDATFKLQRIDQLLKLI; the protein is encoded by the coding sequence ATGATGCGTGCCGTTATATTTGATCTTGACGGTGTACTGGTATCGACGGACCATTTTCATTATATGGCCTGGAAGCAAATCGCAGATCGACTAGGCATTCCTTTTGACGAGGATACTAATAACCGGTTGCGCGGCGTGAGTCGGATGGAGAGTTTGGATATTATTTTGTCTGGTGCTTCGGATCAGCAATTTACGGATGAGCAGAAGCAATCGTTAGCAGAGGAGAAAAATGCGATCTATCGAAAGCTTCTGGAGGAGCTTTCTCCCGCTGACATCTTACCCGGCGTAACGGAGACCTTAGAAGGATTACAGACGAAAGGGGTCGCCGCCGCTATAGGGTCTTCCAGTAAAAATGCGCGGTTCATTCTTGAGCAAGTTGGCTTGTTAGATCGGTTCACCATCGTCGTCGACGGTAATCAAATCTCGAGAAGTAAGCCTGACCCGGAAGTATTCTTGCTCGCGGCAAGTCTGCTGGAATGTGATGCATTGGCATGCCTAGTTGTCGAAGATGCGGTAGCTGGAGTGCAAGCAGGCGTCCATGCAGGAATGCAAGTTGCAGCAGTAGGTGACGCGATAAACAGCAAGGATGCGACATTTAAACTACAACGAATAGATCAACTGCTGAAGCTGATCTAA
- a CDS encoding glycoside hydrolase family 3 N-terminal domain-containing protein, translated as MLYQVDLTKKPFNLNEQDITWVQETLEGLTLEEKVGQLFCPVGMGDNAALIDMVKKYQPGGLMYRPGPAQEIRSAHQAMQENSKIPMLLAANLENGGDGVATEGTYFGKQLQVAATNDLDMAYKLGTVACSEGRAVGLNWSFGPIVDINMNFRNPITNVRTFGDRPETVLDMGLAYMKAAHENGMAVSIKHFPGDGVDDRDQHLLTSINSLSTEEWDATFGHVYQTLIDEGANTVMVGHIMQPAYQRHFNPGVKDEDLLPSSLSPEILQNLLREKLNFNGVIVSDATLMAGFTIAERRELAVPKAIAAGCDIFLFNRNFEEDLEYMLNGIRNGILTEERLNQAVTRILGLKASLRLHEQARTNTLVPDESALAIIGSEKHHQWAQACADQSVTLVKDTQQLLPVTPETHKRMLLVVLGDEEGSFSAGGSHKPFVEKLRAAGFEVTVHDPMDMESMFKSVRDYVKQYDFALYFANYATASNKTDLRINYTPPYGGDIPWFIKELPTMFVSVANPFHLQDVPRIPTFVNAYSGNEYSLNAIVDKIQGISEFKGTSPVDPFCGYWEARL; from the coding sequence ATGCTATATCAAGTAGATTTGACGAAGAAACCATTTAACCTGAACGAACAAGATATTACATGGGTACAAGAAACATTAGAAGGCTTAACGTTGGAAGAAAAAGTCGGACAGCTCTTTTGCCCGGTGGGCATGGGTGACAACGCGGCTTTAATCGATATGGTGAAGAAATACCAGCCAGGCGGATTAATGTATCGTCCGGGTCCGGCGCAAGAGATTCGCTCAGCGCATCAAGCCATGCAGGAGAACAGTAAAATACCGATGCTTCTCGCAGCAAACCTGGAAAATGGGGGAGATGGAGTTGCAACGGAAGGAACTTACTTCGGAAAGCAGCTTCAAGTGGCGGCAACGAATGATCTGGATATGGCGTATAAGCTAGGAACTGTGGCTTGTAGTGAAGGAAGAGCCGTGGGATTGAACTGGTCCTTTGGGCCAATTGTCGACATTAATATGAATTTCCGCAATCCGATTACGAATGTTCGTACCTTTGGTGATCGTCCAGAGACCGTGCTTGATATGGGACTTGCTTACATGAAGGCAGCCCATGAGAATGGTATGGCAGTATCGATTAAGCATTTTCCGGGTGACGGGGTTGATGACCGGGATCAGCATTTGCTGACATCTATAAATTCCCTCTCCACAGAAGAGTGGGATGCGACTTTTGGACATGTATACCAAACGTTAATTGATGAAGGGGCCAATACAGTCATGGTGGGGCACATTATGCAGCCAGCCTACCAACGTCATTTTAATCCAGGAGTAAAGGATGAGGATTTGCTGCCAAGTTCGTTGTCACCGGAGATTTTACAAAATTTGCTGCGCGAGAAGCTGAACTTTAACGGCGTAATCGTTAGTGATGCTACGCTAATGGCCGGATTTACAATTGCTGAACGCCGTGAGCTGGCTGTGCCGAAAGCGATTGCTGCGGGATGCGATATCTTCCTCTTCAATCGGAACTTCGAGGAAGATTTAGAGTATATGCTAAACGGCATTCGTAATGGCATTCTGACGGAAGAGCGCTTAAACCAAGCTGTAACGCGTATTCTTGGCTTGAAGGCATCTTTAAGATTGCATGAACAAGCTCGTACGAATACATTGGTTCCCGATGAGTCAGCTTTAGCGATCATAGGCTCTGAGAAACATCACCAATGGGCACAGGCTTGCGCCGACCAGTCCGTAACGTTAGTGAAAGATACGCAGCAATTACTGCCGGTTACACCGGAAACGCATAAAAGAATGCTACTCGTCGTGTTAGGTGATGAGGAGGGGAGCTTCTCCGCAGGAGGAAGCCATAAGCCATTCGTAGAGAAGCTGCGTGCCGCTGGATTTGAAGTTACTGTCCATGATCCGATGGACATGGAATCCATGTTCAAGTCGGTTCGGGATTATGTGAAGCAATACGACTTCGCGCTTTACTTTGCGAACTACGCGACAGCAAGCAATAAGACAGATCTGCGGATTAACTATACACCGCCATACGGTGGGGATATTCCATGGTTTATTAAAGAATTGCCAACGATGTTTGTATCCGTCGCGAACCCGTTCCATTTGCAGGATGTGCCGCGTATTCCGACGTTCGTTAATGCATACTCAGGAAATGAATATTCCTTGAATGCAATCGTTGACAAAATCCAAGGGATATCTGAATTTAAAGGAACCAGTCCGGTTGATCCATTCTGTGGATATTGGGAAGCCAGACTATGA
- a CDS encoding glycoside-pentoside-hexuronide (GPH):cation symporter, whose translation MSTKQVPWFERISYSLTDTASNLVFQVVTTYLLFYYTDSIGMSAAAVGTLFLIARVIDAFDSPFFGIMIDKTNTRWGKSRPWFLWLSLPFCVVAVLTFSVPDISSSGQLAYAYVTYILLGILYAGINLPITSILPSLSSDPQERTVIGTVRMLFAMVGMIAVTTFTLPIVHKLGQGNDAKGFSLTMTIFASIAFVLFINAFFNTKERVVSASSQKSLPVKESIKAIKGNWPWFIMLFLGFIFWVANIMKTQTTTYYFTYKIERPDLIPLFMALNMLMLVTLVLVPFLTKKFSKRNVLIFGLTVSIIGQLIMFMGDQASSIAVLIAGSIVVSLGGGFAGGLLFIMIVDTVDYGEWKSGVRAQGLLTASSSFGVKFGMGIGGALSAWMLGLSGYKAGAVQTASALRAIDLNFIWIPIVCYVLAIIALLFYTLDKEESQMLADLKARNNPVL comes from the coding sequence ATGTCAACCAAACAAGTACCATGGTTTGAACGAATCAGCTATTCACTTACCGATACCGCATCCAATCTCGTCTTTCAAGTAGTAACAACCTATCTGTTGTTCTACTACACCGATTCGATCGGAATGAGTGCGGCTGCTGTAGGTACATTATTTTTAATCGCCCGGGTTATCGATGCGTTTGACAGCCCTTTCTTCGGGATCATGATCGATAAGACGAATACTAGATGGGGAAAATCACGCCCGTGGTTTTTATGGTTATCCTTACCATTTTGCGTTGTTGCGGTACTCACGTTCTCCGTACCGGATATTAGTTCGTCGGGGCAACTTGCATACGCTTACGTGACCTATATTCTATTAGGGATTTTATATGCAGGGATTAATTTGCCAATCACTTCCATTCTGCCGAGTTTATCGAGTGATCCGCAAGAGAGAACTGTTATTGGTACAGTCCGTATGCTATTCGCAATGGTAGGGATGATTGCCGTAACGACATTTACATTGCCGATTGTCCATAAATTAGGTCAAGGCAATGATGCCAAAGGCTTTAGCTTGACGATGACGATTTTTGCTTCGATTGCCTTTGTGCTGTTCATCAATGCATTTTTCAATACGAAAGAGCGTGTCGTATCCGCTTCTAGTCAGAAATCTTTACCGGTCAAAGAGAGCATCAAGGCGATCAAAGGCAATTGGCCATGGTTCATCATGTTGTTCCTAGGCTTTATTTTCTGGGTAGCAAACATCATGAAGACACAGACAACCACGTATTATTTTACGTATAAAATCGAAAGACCGGACCTGATTCCATTGTTCATGGCGTTGAACATGCTTATGCTTGTGACCTTAGTTCTCGTACCGTTTTTAACCAAAAAGTTCAGTAAACGGAATGTTTTGATATTCGGATTAACCGTTTCAATTATTGGTCAATTAATCATGTTCATGGGAGATCAAGCTAGCAGTATCGCAGTATTGATTGCGGGAAGCATCGTTGTTAGTCTAGGCGGCGGTTTTGCAGGCGGATTGTTGTTTATTATGATCGTGGATACCGTAGATTATGGCGAGTGGAAATCAGGGGTTCGTGCACAAGGCTTGCTGACAGCTTCCTCAAGCTTCGGTGTGAAATTCGGTATGGGTATTGGCGGCGCGTTATCCGCCTGGATGCTTGGACTTAGCGGTTATAAAGCGGGAGCAGTACAGACAGCTTCGGCACTTAGAGCCATCGATTTGAACTTTATTTGGATTCCTATTGTTTGTTATGTGTTAGCCATTATCGCACTATTGTTCTATACATTAGATAAAGAAGAGAGCCAAATGCTCGCGGATTTGAAAGCACGCAATAATCCAGTATTGTGA
- a CDS encoding helix-turn-helix domain-containing protein yields the protein MKTTYEVITTNRYTPFRLLLHRPNHVQMHWHENLEIIFVLKGTIELFRQQERHLLHESAITVINSKEVHSISGDENSLILALQVSHSYIEEQFAVIKELQFHCDSYLYDQQHQTEFDPLRQMLAYMMLTYTKQALGYELELKGLLFRLMAYLVKYYSKPLLGKDASPDVKFMDRLLAITEFIQHNYAKPISLTEIAEQEFLSVHYLSRFFQKFLGTTFSQYLNGVRLEHALDELNYSDLTITQVALNNGFPSIKSFNKVFKEFYGTTPREYRAKHAGDMSAYANAGASKTPNYLEMNQQDAFKELFKYLPSESQESDFIMQDKMSVKTESIHLDANTATPLRHTWRRLTSIGKAKEGLFGEVQRQLIQLQKDIGFSYIRFHGIFDDEMMVYHENGRGEPYYLFTYVDQLFDFFLSIGLKPFIELGFMPSKLASGDATIFVKKSNVSFPNQLTRWMGLVEALIDHCIERYGVEEVTTWYVEVWNEPDVVSFWSGTQEQYFTFYQATHEVIRKYPKLRMGGPSLLSPTILNDTWLQDFLYFCIQNHCVPDFISFHSYPFDQIFYDAMQLDGGMSEEFVWTAEEMSKYWTLSAAEDYLSQVIAKARDIVAESGVNIKEIHLTEWNSSGNQRDLIHDTCYQSAYIVKNVIDTIDQVDSLCYWTCTDFLEEFLVPNQVFHGGLGLMTNNGIEKVAYHAYQMLAKLGSEMIQRGENYCITRQGNEIQVLLFHYVHTDALYRRNDVSHLNEYDRYRIFKHNDPLELTLELSCLTPGSYQIRKTSLNRQWGSSFDRWVDMGHPKHLHSEDIAYLRSTSLPKREIFVQLIDQQFNLKAELSPHEVQLYEMKRI from the coding sequence ATGAAAACTACCTATGAAGTCATCACAACCAATCGTTATACTCCGTTCCGGCTATTGCTTCATCGCCCGAATCATGTGCAGATGCATTGGCATGAGAATTTAGAGATCATCTTTGTCCTGAAAGGCACGATCGAATTGTTTCGGCAGCAAGAGCGGCATCTTCTGCACGAATCAGCTATTACCGTCATTAATTCGAAGGAGGTTCATTCGATCAGCGGCGATGAGAACAGCTTGATCTTAGCGCTGCAGGTATCTCATTCTTATATAGAAGAGCAGTTTGCAGTGATTAAAGAGCTGCAGTTCCATTGTGATTCTTACTTATATGACCAACAGCATCAGACAGAGTTCGATCCGCTCCGGCAGATGTTGGCGTACATGATGTTGACGTATACGAAACAAGCACTGGGTTATGAGTTGGAGCTGAAAGGCCTGTTGTTCCGGCTCATGGCGTATCTCGTCAAATATTATTCCAAGCCATTACTGGGCAAAGATGCTTCACCTGATGTGAAGTTTATGGATCGCCTCTTGGCTATTACTGAGTTTATTCAACACAATTATGCGAAGCCGATCTCTTTAACAGAGATTGCCGAGCAAGAATTTTTGTCTGTGCACTATTTGTCTCGATTTTTCCAAAAGTTTTTGGGCACGACCTTCTCTCAATATCTTAACGGTGTGCGTTTGGAGCATGCTTTAGATGAACTGAATTACAGTGATTTAACGATCACCCAAGTGGCGCTGAATAACGGATTTCCCAGTATCAAATCTTTCAATAAGGTATTCAAGGAATTTTACGGAACAACGCCGAGAGAGTATCGTGCGAAGCACGCGGGCGATATGTCCGCTTATGCGAATGCCGGAGCATCGAAGACCCCGAATTATCTGGAAATGAATCAACAGGATGCCTTCAAGGAGCTGTTCAAATATTTGCCAAGCGAATCTCAGGAATCCGACTTTATTATGCAAGACAAAATGAGCGTAAAGACGGAGAGCATCCACCTCGATGCAAATACTGCAACGCCGCTTAGACATACTTGGCGAAGGCTGACTTCGATTGGCAAAGCGAAAGAGGGCTTATTCGGAGAGGTGCAGCGGCAGCTCATCCAGCTTCAGAAGGATATCGGGTTCTCCTATATCCGGTTTCATGGGATCTTCGACGACGAGATGATGGTGTATCATGAGAACGGACGTGGCGAGCCGTATTATCTGTTTACTTATGTGGATCAGCTATTTGACTTTTTCTTAAGCATTGGCCTGAAGCCGTTTATTGAGCTTGGGTTTATGCCTTCAAAGCTAGCGTCCGGAGATGCGACGATTTTCGTGAAAAAGAGCAATGTCAGCTTTCCCAATCAATTAACGCGCTGGATGGGTCTCGTCGAAGCACTGATAGACCACTGCATCGAGCGATACGGCGTTGAAGAGGTGACGACATGGTATGTTGAAGTATGGAATGAACCAGATGTCGTCTCCTTCTGGAGCGGGACTCAAGAGCAGTATTTCACCTTCTATCAGGCAACCCATGAAGTGATCCGGAAGTATCCGAAGCTGAGAATGGGTGGGCCAAGCTTGTTGTCTCCAACGATTCTTAATGATACTTGGTTACAGGATTTTCTGTACTTCTGCATTCAAAATCATTGTGTGCCCGACTTTATATCATTCCATAGCTACCCGTTCGATCAGATATTTTATGATGCGATGCAGCTGGACGGGGGGATGTCGGAGGAATTCGTTTGGACGGCAGAGGAAATGTCGAAATATTGGACGCTGTCGGCGGCTGAAGATTATCTATCACAAGTCATCGCCAAAGCGCGTGATATTGTTGCTGAATCAGGAGTGAATATCAAGGAAATTCACTTGACGGAGTGGAATTCGAGCGGTAACCAACGAGACTTGATTCATGATACATGCTATCAATCCGCATATATCGTGAAGAACGTCATCGATACGATCGACCAAGTGGATAGTCTTTGTTATTGGACGTGCACGGATTTTCTGGAAGAGTTTCTTGTGCCGAATCAAGTGTTTCACGGCGGACTAGGGCTGATGACGAACAACGGAATTGAGAAAGTTGCTTATCACGCTTATCAAATGCTTGCCAAATTAGGTTCTGAGATGATCCAGCGTGGTGAGAACTATTGTATTACAAGACAAGGGAATGAGATTCAGGTGCTCTTATTCCATTATGTACATACAGATGCCTTGTATCGTCGTAATGACGTCTCTCATTTGAATGAATACGACCGATACCGCATTTTCAAGCATAATGATCCGCTCGAGCTTACCTTGGAATTGTCGTGCCTTACGCCAGGCAGCTATCAGATTCGCAAAACATCGTTGAACCGGCAATGGGGCAGTTCCTTCGATCGTTGGGTGGACATGGGACACCCCAAACATCTTCATTCGGAGGATATTGCCTACCTAAGGAGCACAAGTCTACCGAAACGGGAAATATTCGTTCAACTCATCGATCAACAATTTAATCTCAAAGCAGAACTTTCACCACATGAAGTCCAATTGTATGAAATGAAAAGAATCTAA
- a CDS encoding carboxylesterase family protein, translating to MTANNFVCSSTEPIVQTKAGKLRGFQVNDTYTFHGIKYADAKRFQMPTEVAPWEGVKDALAYGYVSPMLTQDNPQMEVLVPHRYWPMDENCQYLNIWTQSLEPQAKKPVMVWLHGGGFAAGSSIEQVAYEGDKLSEFGDVVVVTLNHRLNILGYMNLSAFGDRYVNSANAGNADMVAALKWIQENIAAFGGDPENVTIFGQSGGGMKVWTLMNTPAADGLFHKGVIQSGLIDGFLDTSKTDGTAIVKALLAELNLGLDEAEKLEAVPYSQLAAAYNKVAPTLAMQGEYIGGNPMPNEFYVGDPREVGFTEHAKTIPVLIGSVFGEFAFGPGVPNKQDVSEEATIEMLTQKYGNHTEELVTQFKEAYPDKHLSDLLFLDTFFRIPTKDFIEKKSVHREAPTYSYMFAYEFPFEGGKIAWHCAEIPFVFHNTERVPICLIPGVSELLEERICGAWVNFAHYGNPNLPSLPQWPACTPGDEATMIFDRSCAVRHNFDHALMEALLKTNPKLPFLPSNEAEEEGFILH from the coding sequence ATGACAGCAAACAATTTCGTATGTTCCTCAACTGAACCCATTGTACAGACTAAAGCCGGAAAACTGAGAGGTTTTCAAGTTAACGACACTTACACCTTCCACGGGATCAAGTACGCAGATGCCAAGCGCTTCCAGATGCCTACAGAAGTAGCACCCTGGGAGGGGGTAAAGGATGCGCTGGCATATGGTTATGTGTCCCCCATGCTAACCCAGGATAATCCCCAGATGGAAGTGCTGGTTCCTCACCGTTACTGGCCTATGGATGAGAATTGCCAGTATCTGAACATCTGGACCCAGAGCCTTGAACCGCAGGCCAAAAAACCTGTCATGGTATGGCTGCACGGGGGCGGTTTCGCAGCTGGCTCTTCCATTGAACAGGTAGCTTACGAAGGAGACAAACTCAGCGAGTTCGGCGATGTGGTCGTAGTAACCCTAAATCACCGATTGAATATTCTTGGTTACATGAACCTGTCGGCTTTTGGAGATAGATATGTCAATTCCGCCAATGCAGGAAATGCCGATATGGTAGCTGCTCTGAAATGGATTCAGGAAAACATTGCAGCTTTCGGCGGCGATCCGGAAAATGTGACTATCTTCGGACAGTCTGGCGGCGGTATGAAGGTATGGACACTTATGAATACCCCGGCAGCAGACGGCCTGTTCCATAAAGGCGTTATTCAAAGCGGATTAATCGATGGGTTCTTGGATACTAGCAAGACCGATGGCACCGCCATTGTAAAGGCACTGTTGGCAGAGCTTAACCTGGGCCTGGACGAAGCGGAAAAATTGGAAGCGGTTCCTTATTCTCAGTTAGCTGCAGCTTATAATAAAGTTGCACCAACGCTCGCAATGCAAGGGGAATACATTGGCGGCAATCCTATGCCTAATGAATTCTATGTAGGTGACCCTAGAGAGGTGGGCTTTACCGAGCATGCGAAGACCATTCCGGTATTGATTGGTAGCGTTTTTGGTGAGTTCGCTTTTGGTCCCGGTGTTCCTAACAAGCAGGACGTGTCTGAGGAAGCCACTATAGAGATGCTGACCCAAAAGTATGGCAATCATACGGAAGAGCTAGTCACACAGTTTAAGGAAGCGTATCCGGATAAACACTTGTCCGACCTGCTGTTCTTGGACACCTTCTTCCGTATTCCAACCAAAGACTTTATTGAGAAAAAATCCGTACACAGGGAAGCTCCTACCTACTCCTACATGTTTGCTTATGAATTTCCTTTTGAGGGCGGCAAGATCGCATGGCACTGCGCTGAGATCCCATTCGTATTCCATAATACGGAACGTGTTCCCATTTGCCTCATTCCGGGTGTTTCGGAATTGTTGGAGGAACGCATCTGCGGTGCCTGGGTAAACTTTGCACACTATGGCAACCCTAACCTCCCTTCCCTGCCCCAGTGGCCGGCATGTACACCGGGAGATGAGGCAACCATGATTTTTGACCGCAGCTGTGCAGTAAGGCATAATTTTGATCACGCGTTGATGGAAGCCTTATTAAAAACGAACCCAAAGCTGCCTTTCCTGCCAAGCAATGAGGCCGAAGAGGAAGGATTTATTTTGCATTAA